A genomic region of Candidatus Pseudomonas phytovorans contains the following coding sequences:
- a CDS encoding Rid family hydrolase: MLQITKLKTGSKYETLGSYSRLVAVENWIFVSNTAGRDPATGEIPENLDAQTRQVFANIEAALLAVDATLADVVCSRVFIQNPEDVASVMTIVGDLFRGIDPASTVTCPPLGAMVYRVELEVTAYRGASRATTQLIDLQR; encoded by the coding sequence ATGCTGCAAATAACCAAACTCAAGACCGGCTCAAAGTACGAGACCCTGGGCAGCTACTCGCGCCTGGTGGCCGTGGAAAACTGGATCTTCGTCTCCAACACCGCCGGACGTGATCCGGCGACCGGCGAAATCCCCGAGAATCTGGATGCACAGACCCGCCAGGTGTTCGCCAACATCGAAGCGGCGCTGCTGGCCGTGGATGCGACCCTGGCAGACGTGGTCTGCTCACGGGTATTCATCCAGAACCCTGAAGATGTCGCCAGCGTGATGACGATCGTCGGCGACTTGTTCCGTGGCATCGATCCGGCCAGCACCGTCACCTGCCCGCCCCTGGGCGCGATGGTTTACCGAGTGGAGCTGGAAGTAACCGCCTACCGCGGTGCTTCCCGCGCCACTACCCAGCTGATCGACCTGCAGCGCTAG
- a CDS encoding FAD-binding oxidoreductase, translating into MSPVIAPVHCADKHPSTTTVVIIGAGIVGLTAALTLAERNIPVVVLEKGRIAGEQSSRNLGWVRKTSRHREDLPLALAADRLWAQMPARVGSEVGYRQAGILFAAREPGQMAMYEAWLASVQGMPVGSRLLSNAEIARRVPGGQATWAGGIFTESDGRAEPTLVSSAIAKAAMARGVVIVEQCAVRSLTTAAGHIDGVVTEHGEIRCKHVLLAGGMWSRRLLGNHGIALPTLPLNCSVLRTAAMEGPTDVAVGGPDFSFRKHIDGGFIITQRGALDAHLTLDHALLGPRYLPQFRAQRDLLRVSFGKPFFKDLALARRWAPTSISPFERIRTQDPAANGALNQEALNNLSAAWPVFKQARIEQAWAGTIDVTPDSLPVISKVAQLPGLVLATGFSGHGFGTSPAAGQLAADLVDGSTPVVDPMPYRLERFS; encoded by the coding sequence ATGTCCCCTGTCATCGCGCCGGTGCATTGCGCAGACAAACACCCCAGCACCACCACCGTGGTCATCATCGGCGCCGGCATCGTCGGCCTGACCGCTGCGCTGACACTCGCCGAGCGTAACATTCCGGTGGTGGTGCTGGAGAAGGGCCGCATCGCCGGCGAGCAGTCATCGCGTAATCTGGGCTGGGTACGCAAGACCAGCCGCCACCGCGAGGACCTGCCCCTGGCCCTGGCAGCGGACAGGTTGTGGGCGCAAATGCCCGCCCGGGTAGGGAGCGAGGTCGGCTATCGGCAGGCGGGCATCCTGTTCGCCGCACGGGAACCCGGGCAAATGGCCATGTACGAGGCCTGGCTGGCGTCGGTGCAGGGGATGCCGGTGGGTTCGCGCCTGTTGAGCAACGCTGAAATTGCCCGCCGCGTGCCAGGTGGGCAAGCGACCTGGGCCGGCGGCATCTTCACCGAAAGCGACGGCCGGGCCGAACCGACCCTGGTCAGCAGCGCCATCGCCAAAGCGGCCATGGCCCGTGGCGTGGTGATTGTCGAACAGTGCGCAGTGCGCAGCCTGACCACTGCCGCCGGGCATATAGACGGCGTCGTGACCGAACACGGTGAAATCCGCTGCAAGCACGTCTTGCTGGCCGGCGGCATGTGGTCGCGGCGCCTGCTGGGTAACCATGGGATCGCCTTGCCGACGTTGCCGCTGAACTGCTCGGTGCTGCGCACTGCAGCCATGGAAGGCCCGACCGACGTTGCCGTAGGCGGCCCCGACTTCTCGTTCCGCAAGCACATCGACGGAGGTTTCATCATCACCCAGCGTGGAGCCCTCGATGCTCACCTGACCCTGGACCATGCCTTGCTCGGGCCACGCTACCTGCCACAGTTCCGCGCTCAGCGGGATTTGCTGCGGGTGTCGTTCGGCAAGCCATTTTTCAAGGACCTGGCGCTGGCACGGCGCTGGGCGCCCACTTCGATCTCGCCATTCGAGCGGATCCGCACCCAGGACCCCGCAGCCAATGGGGCCTTGAACCAGGAGGCACTGAACAATCTCAGCGCCGCCTGGCCGGTATTCAAGCAGGCGCGCATCGAGCAAGCCTGGGCTGGCACCATAGACGTAACGCCGGACTCGCTGCCTGTCATCAGCAAGGTTGCGCAGCTGCCTGGTTTGGTCCTGGCCACTGGCTTTTCAGGGCACGGCTTCGGCACCTCCCCGGCTGCCGGGCAATTGGCGGCCGATCTAGTCGATGGCAGCACCCCCGTGGTCGACCCGATGCCCTACCGCCTGGAGCGATTTTCCTGA
- a CDS encoding NAD(P)H-dependent oxidoreductase — protein sequence MKRKRMLVILGHPSNDSFCGAVTERYVEAATQAGHEVRLLRLDTLDFDPVLHDGYNQIQLLEPDLINAQNDITWAEHLTLVYPIWWGGIPALLKGFFDRVFLPGFAFRYRKGSPFPDKLLKGRTAHLLVTMDTPPWYYRWVYRMPGLHQMRKTTLAFCGIKTLKTLAFGPVSGSRPEQREGWLKQTQAVASR from the coding sequence ATGAAGCGCAAACGCATGCTCGTAATCCTCGGCCACCCTTCGAACGACAGCTTTTGCGGCGCCGTGACCGAACGTTATGTCGAGGCCGCCACGCAGGCAGGCCATGAGGTGCGTCTGCTGCGTCTGGACACCCTGGATTTCGATCCGGTCCTGCACGATGGCTATAACCAGATCCAGTTGCTTGAGCCCGATTTGATCAACGCACAGAACGACATTACCTGGGCCGAACACCTGACATTGGTCTACCCGATCTGGTGGGGCGGCATTCCGGCGTTGCTCAAGGGGTTCTTCGACCGCGTGTTTCTGCCCGGCTTTGCCTTCAGGTACCGCAAGGGCTCGCCATTCCCGGACAAGCTGCTCAAGGGCCGCACGGCTCACCTTTTGGTGACCATGGACACACCGCCGTGGTACTACCGCTGGGTGTATCGCATGCCGGGCCTGCACCAAATGCGCAAGACCACCTTGGCGTTTTGCGGCATAAAAACCTTGAAAACCTTGGCCTTCGGTCCGGTATCAGGCTCCAGACCGGAACAGCGTGAAGGCTGGCTCAAACAAACCCAGGCGGTCGCCAGCCGCTGA
- a CDS encoding MerR family transcriptional regulator, which produces MYIGKAAQLSGTTVKSIRHYEEIGLLPPPQREGKYRIYSQHSVELLTFIKCAQQFGFKLKEMQVILQDHRGQELPWDLAMQAIDNKKQELLGQIQALQQVHDGLVEFELSLKDAQQQCQFEHLEEAR; this is translated from the coding sequence ATGTACATCGGCAAAGCCGCCCAGCTGTCGGGCACCACCGTCAAAAGCATTCGACATTACGAAGAAATCGGCCTTTTGCCGCCTCCGCAACGCGAAGGTAAATACCGCATCTACAGCCAGCACAGCGTCGAGCTTCTGACCTTCATCAAATGCGCTCAGCAATTCGGTTTCAAGCTCAAGGAAATGCAAGTCATTCTGCAGGATCATCGCGGCCAGGAGCTGCCTTGGGATCTGGCCATGCAGGCCATAGATAACAAAAAACAGGAACTGCTGGGGCAGATCCAGGCCTTGCAGCAGGTGCATGACGGCCTGGTTGAGTTTGAGCTGAGCCTCAAGGATGCTCAGCAACAATGCCAGTTCGAGCACCTGGAAGAAGCCCGGTGA
- a CDS encoding GNAT family N-acetyltransferase — MALRLRQACVTDLPAIYRGEEHSIRTWEPAHEASWRDELERHLTRWVDNFDRLTVAVVDDHFAGYSLWIPEGSYAELCTLHVDPGYRRRGVGMALLRQRSYLR, encoded by the coding sequence ATGGCATTACGACTAAGGCAGGCATGCGTGACCGATCTACCGGCCATTTACCGAGGCGAGGAACACTCTATCCGTACTTGGGAGCCCGCGCATGAGGCTTCATGGCGCGATGAACTGGAGCGGCACCTGACGCGGTGGGTAGACAATTTCGACCGCCTGACAGTCGCAGTTGTCGATGATCATTTCGCAGGTTATTCATTGTGGATTCCCGAGGGTTCCTACGCAGAGCTTTGCACCCTTCACGTAGACCCAGGCTATCGGCGCAGGGGGGTGGGAATGGCGCTCCTCAGGCAGCGCTCGTACCTCAGATAG
- a CDS encoding bifunctional diaminohydroxyphosphoribosylaminopyrimidine deaminase/5-amino-6-(5-phosphoribosylamino)uracil reductase RibD: protein MPLALDQNKFDDSDKAFMSQALAHGRRALPACLPNPPVGCVIVREGRIVSFGFTQPPGDHHAEAMALSLLESGLDELTAYVTLEPCSFAGRTPSCALALVSAGVSRVHVAMLDPDPRNAGAGIEILRRAGIEVTVGLLGDEARCDLQLYLLESP from the coding sequence ATGCCGCTTGCTCTTGATCAAAACAAGTTCGACGACAGCGACAAGGCATTCATGAGCCAAGCGCTAGCCCACGGTAGGCGTGCCCTGCCGGCGTGCCTGCCGAACCCTCCGGTGGGCTGCGTGATTGTCCGCGAAGGGCGCATCGTAAGCTTCGGATTCACCCAGCCGCCTGGAGATCATCACGCGGAGGCGATGGCTCTTTCACTTCTGGAAAGTGGTCTTGACGAGCTGACCGCTTACGTGACTCTGGAACCGTGTTCGTTCGCAGGCCGCACGCCTTCATGTGCGTTGGCCTTGGTGAGCGCTGGCGTTTCGCGGGTACATGTCGCAATGCTCGATCCCGACCCGCGAAATGCTGGAGCAGGAATCGAAATCCTTCGGCGGGCAGGGATCGAGGTGACGGTTGGTCTGCTAGGTGATGAAGCTCGATGCGACCTGCAACTTTATCTGTTGGAAAGTCCATGA
- a CDS encoding AAA family ATPase, with product MQRVMIIGQPGSGKSTLARKLGERTGLPVVHIDTIHWQPGWVERSRDEKTHLCHEVEARERWIFEGGHSATWNNRLARADMLIWIDRSAPLRFWRVLLRTMLNRGRSRPDLPDNCPELLANLPEFFRFMWRTKTSSREAIKRWVATAPSGCRVVCLRTNRDAEVFLASMGTQPDQAAQGH from the coding sequence ATGCAACGGGTGATGATTATTGGTCAGCCAGGGTCAGGGAAAAGCACCCTGGCGCGTAAACTTGGCGAGCGCACAGGCTTGCCGGTCGTACATATCGACACCATCCATTGGCAGCCAGGGTGGGTCGAGCGCAGCAGAGACGAGAAGACGCATCTTTGCCATGAGGTCGAGGCCCGCGAGCGCTGGATTTTCGAAGGTGGGCATTCGGCCACATGGAATAACCGGTTGGCCCGCGCTGACATGTTGATATGGATTGATCGCTCGGCGCCGCTTCGGTTCTGGCGCGTGCTCCTCAGAACGATGCTGAACCGCGGTAGATCTCGGCCTGACTTGCCGGACAACTGCCCGGAATTACTGGCCAACCTGCCGGAGTTTTTCAGGTTCATGTGGCGGACTAAAACCTCGTCTCGAGAGGCGATCAAGCGATGGGTGGCGACAGCCCCGTCGGGTTGTCGTGTGGTCTGCCTACGGACCAATCGGGATGCCGAGGTTTTTCTCGCGAGTATGGGCACGCAGCCTGATCAGGCTGCGCAAGGTCATTAA
- a CDS encoding TonB-dependent receptor, with product MYNASATWKGTLQNASYSTSFQPTSGVAQDGSYFRPTEGEQYEVGIKYEPPGHNSFITLSVYDLTQKNVTTTDPTNPSFQVQTGEQRSRGIELEGKTELARGLDLIASYTYTDAEVTKANPVGSDATAYSLEGNVPISVPKDTASLWVDYSVQGGPLAGLGMGVGQRYVGSSYNARNTVKVPHYTLTDASVRYELAHLSEDLRGVSVDVSASNLFDKRYFTPGFYEQTVFYGNRRSVIGSLTYRW from the coding sequence CTGTATAACGCCAGCGCGACGTGGAAAGGCACGTTGCAGAACGCCAGCTACAGCACCTCGTTTCAGCCGACCTCGGGCGTGGCCCAGGACGGCAGCTATTTCAGGCCCACCGAAGGCGAGCAGTACGAGGTGGGGATCAAGTACGAGCCACCGGGCCACAACAGCTTCATTACCCTGTCGGTCTATGACCTGACCCAGAAAAACGTCACCACCACCGATCCGACCAACCCCAGTTTCCAGGTTCAGACCGGCGAACAGCGTTCCCGTGGCATCGAGCTGGAAGGCAAGACCGAGCTGGCCCGCGGCCTGGACCTGATCGCCTCGTATACGTACACCGATGCCGAGGTGACCAAGGCCAACCCGGTGGGCAGCGACGCAACCGCCTACAGCCTCGAGGGTAACGTACCGATCTCGGTGCCCAAGGACACCGCTTCGCTGTGGGTGGACTACAGCGTGCAGGGTGGCCCGCTGGCAGGCCTGGGCATGGGTGTCGGCCAGCGTTATGTCGGGTCCTCGTACAACGCCAGGAACACCGTCAAGGTGCCGCACTACACCCTCACCGATGCCAGCGTTCGTTACGAGCTGGCGCACCTGAGCGAGGACCTGCGAGGGGTTTCGGTGGACGTGAGCGCGAGCAACCTGTTCGACAAACGCTACTTCACGCCGGGCTTTTATGAACAAACCGTGTTTTATGGGAACCGTCGTTCGGTGATTGGCAGTTTGACTTACCGGTGGTGA
- the arfB gene encoding alternative ribosome rescue aminoacyl-tRNA hydrolase ArfB: protein MLTISNNVHIPDTDIELTYIRAQGAGGQNVNKVSSAVHLRFNIPASSLPEFYKERLLALRDSRITGDGVLIIKGQQYRTQEQNRADALARLAELIIAAGKTEKKRRPTKPTLGSKTRRLEGKAKRSTVKAGRGKVEF, encoded by the coding sequence ATGCTGACCATCTCCAATAACGTGCATATCCCGGATACCGACATCGAACTGACCTACATCCGTGCGCAAGGCGCGGGTGGGCAGAATGTCAACAAGGTGTCCAGCGCCGTGCACCTGCGCTTCAACATCCCGGCCTCATCGCTGCCCGAGTTCTACAAGGAGCGGCTGCTGGCGCTGCGTGACAGTCGCATCACCGGCGACGGTGTGTTGATCATCAAGGGCCAGCAGTACCGCACCCAGGAGCAGAACCGTGCTGACGCGCTGGCGCGCCTTGCCGAGTTGATCATCGCTGCCGGCAAGACCGAGAAGAAACGCCGCCCCACCAAGCCGACCCTCGGCTCGAAAACCCGCCGCCTCGAAGGAAAAGCCAAGCGCAGCACTGTCAAGGCGGGTCGGGGCAAGGTGGAGTTCTAG
- a CDS encoding metal ABC transporter permease, with protein sequence MSAMALLLEPFRFDFMVNAMLIAVLIAIPMALLSCFLVLKGWALLGDAIAHAVFPGVVIAYIVQIPYAIGAFVAGIFCAVATGFVKNNSRIKQDTVMGIVYSGMFGLGLVLYLKIESSVHLDHILFGDILGASSQDLWLCAAIALLTATVVAIKWKDLMLFTFDTVQAHAVGLRTGWLHYGLLCLISLAVVGALKASGVILAIALLIAPGAIAALMTRELRHMLWVSLVVAIGCAFIGVYLSFFLDSAPAPTIVLVFAVLFIATLGYDSAASGAVRKA encoded by the coding sequence ATGAGTGCCATGGCACTGCTGCTAGAGCCGTTTCGCTTCGATTTCATGGTCAATGCCATGCTGATCGCGGTACTCATCGCCATACCCATGGCGCTGTTGTCCTGCTTCCTGGTGCTCAAGGGCTGGGCGCTGCTGGGCGATGCGATCGCCCACGCGGTATTCCCCGGCGTGGTGATTGCCTACATCGTGCAGATCCCCTATGCCATAGGCGCGTTCGTGGCGGGGATTTTCTGCGCGGTCGCCACGGGTTTTGTCAAAAACAACAGCCGTATCAAGCAAGACACGGTGATGGGGATCGTGTATTCGGGGATGTTCGGGCTGGGCCTGGTGCTGTACCTGAAAATCGAGTCCAGCGTGCACCTGGACCACATCCTGTTCGGCGACATCCTCGGTGCCAGCAGCCAGGACCTGTGGCTGTGCGCCGCCATCGCGCTGCTGACGGCGACCGTGGTCGCGATCAAGTGGAAGGACCTGATGCTGTTCACCTTCGACACGGTACAGGCCCACGCGGTCGGCCTGCGCACCGGCTGGCTGCACTATGGCTTGTTGTGCCTGATCTCGCTGGCGGTGGTGGGGGCGTTGAAGGCTTCCGGGGTGATCCTGGCCATCGCGCTGCTGATCGCACCCGGTGCCATTGCGGCGCTGATGACCCGGGAGCTGCGGCACATGCTGTGGGTTTCGCTGGTAGTTGCCATCGGCTGTGCGTTCATCGGGGTCTACCTGTCGTTCTTTCTCGACAGCGCCCCGGCGCCTACGATCGTGCTGGTGTTCGCGGTGCTGTTCATCGCCACCCTCGGTTATGACTCTGCCGCGTCAGGGGCTGTACGAAAAGCCTAG
- a CDS encoding metal ABC transporter permease, translating to MIELLLEPFAYGYMRNALWVSALVGGVCAFLSCYLMLKGWSLIGDALSHSIVPGVAGAYMLGLPFSLGAFFAGGLASAALLFLQRRTRLKEDVVIGMIFTSFFGLGLFMVSLSPTSVNIQTIVLGNILAITPTDTLQLAIIGLVTLAVLLAKWRDLMLTFFDENQARALGIRPTRLKLLFFALLSASTVAALQTVGAFLVICMVITPGATAYLLSDRFPRLLVIAVSIGALTSLTGTYLSYYLDGATGGVIVVLQTLIFLLVFVFAPKHGMLAARRRGRQALEVQS from the coding sequence GTGATTGAACTGCTCCTTGAGCCTTTCGCCTACGGCTACATGCGCAATGCCCTGTGGGTTTCGGCGTTGGTCGGCGGCGTGTGCGCCTTTCTGTCCTGCTACCTGATGCTCAAGGGCTGGTCGCTGATCGGCGATGCCCTGTCGCACTCCATCGTGCCCGGTGTGGCCGGCGCCTACATGCTGGGGCTGCCGTTTTCCCTGGGGGCTTTTTTCGCCGGTGGGTTGGCCTCGGCCGCCTTGCTGTTCCTGCAGCGCCGCACCCGGCTCAAGGAGGATGTGGTGATCGGCATGATCTTCACCTCGTTCTTCGGGCTCGGCCTGTTCATGGTGTCGTTGTCGCCCACCTCGGTGAACATCCAGACCATCGTGCTCGGCAACATCCTGGCGATCACGCCCACCGACACCTTGCAGCTGGCGATCATCGGTTTGGTGACCCTGGCCGTACTGCTGGCCAAGTGGCGCGACCTGATGCTGACTTTTTTTGACGAGAACCAGGCCCGGGCGCTGGGCATCCGGCCTACGCGCCTGAAGCTGCTGTTCTTTGCCCTGCTGTCGGCCTCGACCGTCGCTGCGCTGCAAACTGTCGGGGCGTTCCTGGTCATCTGCATGGTGATCACCCCCGGTGCCACGGCCTACCTGCTGAGCGACCGCTTCCCGCGCCTGCTGGTGATCGCGGTCAGCATCGGTGCGCTCACCAGCCTGACGGGCACCTACCTCAGCTATTACCTCGATGGCGCGACCGGCGGGGTGATCGTCGTGTTGCAGACCTTGATCTTCCTGCTGGTGTTCGTCTTTGCGCCCAAGCACGGAATGCTGGCTGCCAGGCGCCGCGGGCGTCAGGCACTGGAGGTGCAGTCATGA
- a CDS encoding manganese/iron ABC transporter ATP-binding protein, with protein MKTATLEPGIVVQGATVTYRNGHTALENASFDLPLGTITALVGINGSGKSTLFKAIMGLVRLAAGSISVLGMPAEQALRKKQTAYVPQAEEVDWDFPVLVEDVVMMGRYGHMGPLRIARRADHEAVDAALERVDMGALRKRQIGELSGGQRKRVFLARALAQDSRIILLDEPFTGVDVKTEDQIIQLLRELREEGRIMLVSTHNLGSVPEFCDRVVLIKRTVLAHGPTDEVYTRDNLERAFGGVLRHFALVQGSEQLQPPVSVFSDDERPLILRDGVPARRENASDNEAHRD; from the coding sequence ATGAAAACTGCAACGCTCGAACCTGGCATCGTCGTCCAGGGGGCGACAGTGACCTACCGAAATGGCCACACCGCGCTTGAGAATGCCAGCTTCGATTTGCCGTTGGGCACCATCACGGCGCTGGTAGGCATCAACGGCTCGGGCAAGTCGACCCTGTTCAAGGCGATCATGGGCCTGGTACGCCTGGCAGCGGGGTCGATCAGTGTGCTGGGCATGCCCGCCGAACAGGCACTGCGTAAAAAACAGACGGCCTATGTGCCGCAAGCGGAAGAAGTGGACTGGGACTTTCCAGTACTGGTCGAGGATGTGGTGATGATGGGCCGCTACGGGCACATGGGCCCGTTACGCATCGCCCGGCGCGCCGATCATGAGGCCGTGGACGCTGCGCTGGAGCGGGTCGACATGGGCGCACTGCGCAAACGCCAGATTGGCGAGTTGTCCGGCGGCCAACGCAAGCGCGTGTTTCTGGCCCGTGCGCTGGCACAGGACAGCCGGATCATTCTGCTCGACGAGCCGTTCACCGGTGTCGATGTGAAGACCGAGGACCAGATCATCCAGCTGCTGCGCGAACTGCGCGAAGAAGGCCGGATAATGTTGGTCTCCACCCACAACCTCGGTTCGGTGCCCGAGTTCTGCGACCGCGTGGTGCTGATCAAACGCACCGTCCTGGCCCACGGCCCCACCGACGAGGTCTACACCCGGGACAACCTGGAGCGGGCCTTCGGTGGCGTGCTGCGGCATTTCGCACTGGTCCAGGGTAGCGAACAGTTGCAACCACCGGTCAGCGTGTTCAGCGACGATGAGCGCCCACTGATCCTGCGCGATGGGGTGCCGGCTCGACGCGAAAACGCCAGCGATAACGAGGCCCACCGTGATTGA
- a CDS encoding metal ABC transporter substrate-binding protein → MFDTTQSRSVLSRLAGVMLGVLLFAASAGAAEPFKVVTTFTIIADMARNVAGDAAQVESITKPGAEIHNYSPTPGDLRRAQGAQLILWNGLGLELWFEKFFQRLEQVPGVVVSDGIEPMGIAAGPYTGKPNPHAWMSPRNALIYVDNIRDALVKYDPANAATYTRNAEAYKVRIEATIAPIRAQVEQIPPAKRWLVSSEGAFSYLARDFDLKELYLWPINADQQGTPQQVRKVIDTVRANGIPAVFSESTVSDKPARQVARETGARYAGVLYVDSLSASDGPVPTYLDLLRVTTETLVKGLSEVHNP, encoded by the coding sequence ATGTTTGATACAACCCAGTCCCGTTCAGTGTTATCGCGCCTGGCGGGCGTGATGCTCGGTGTGCTCCTGTTCGCTGCGTCAGCTGGCGCCGCCGAACCGTTCAAGGTCGTGACTACCTTCACCATCATCGCTGACATGGCCAGGAACGTGGCCGGTGATGCGGCTCAGGTGGAGTCGATCACCAAACCCGGCGCCGAAATCCACAATTACTCCCCGACCCCAGGCGACCTGCGTCGTGCCCAGGGCGCCCAGTTGATCCTGTGGAATGGCCTGGGCCTGGAACTGTGGTTCGAAAAGTTCTTCCAGCGCCTGGAGCAGGTGCCTGGGGTGGTGGTTTCCGACGGTATTGAACCCATGGGTATCGCGGCCGGCCCCTACACCGGTAAACCCAACCCGCATGCCTGGATGTCGCCGCGCAACGCGTTGATCTACGTCGACAACATCCGCGATGCGCTGGTCAAGTACGACCCCGCCAACGCCGCCACCTACACACGCAATGCCGAGGCCTACAAAGTGCGTATCGAGGCGACTATCGCGCCAATTCGCGCACAGGTTGAGCAGATCCCGCCCGCCAAGCGCTGGCTGGTCAGCAGCGAGGGCGCCTTCTCTTACCTGGCCCGTGACTTCGACTTGAAAGAGCTGTACCTGTGGCCGATCAACGCCGACCAGCAGGGTACGCCCCAGCAGGTGCGTAAAGTCATCGATACTGTCAGGGCCAATGGCATACCGGCGGTGTTCAGTGAGAGCACGGTCTCTGACAAACCCGCGCGCCAGGTCGCCCGTGAGACCGGCGCCCGGTACGCCGGTGTGCTCTATGTCGACTCGTTGAGCGCCAGTGATGGCCCGGTACCGACGTACCTGGATCTTCTGCGGGTCACCACTGAAACGCTGGTAAAAGGCCTGAGCGAGGTGCATAACCCATGA
- a CDS encoding DMT family transporter → MEKSTSGWINGFIGVAIFAGSLPATRVAVGAFEPTFLTCARATIAALLGALFLIVLRQPRPSRGDLSSLALTALGVVIGFPLLTALALQHVTSAHSIVFVGLLPLCTAGFAVLRGGERPRPLFWLFSMAGAGLVVGYALMNGGEASAVGDLLMMAAVVVCGLGYAEGARLSRTLGGWQVISWALLVALPFMLLLTIANFPAADTFAKVSTPAWFSFGYVSLFSMLIGFVFWYRGLVQGGIAAVGQLQLFQPFMGLGLAALLLHEQVSWMMLVVTLGAVICVAGARKYAL, encoded by the coding sequence ATGGAAAAATCAACAAGCGGGTGGATCAACGGCTTTATAGGCGTTGCGATCTTTGCGGGCTCGTTGCCGGCAACCCGTGTGGCCGTAGGAGCGTTCGAACCTACGTTTCTGACCTGTGCGAGGGCAACCATTGCCGCCTTGTTGGGTGCGCTTTTTTTGATCGTGTTGCGGCAGCCACGACCATCACGGGGTGACTTGTCGTCATTGGCTCTAACAGCGCTTGGTGTTGTGATCGGCTTCCCGCTACTGACCGCACTGGCCCTCCAGCACGTCACCTCTGCTCATTCCATTGTGTTTGTCGGGCTCCTGCCGCTCTGCACCGCAGGCTTTGCTGTTCTACGGGGCGGTGAGCGACCCCGGCCACTGTTCTGGTTGTTTTCGATGGCAGGTGCCGGGTTGGTTGTTGGCTATGCGTTGATGAATGGAGGAGAGGCGTCGGCGGTGGGCGATCTGCTGATGATGGCTGCGGTAGTTGTTTGCGGGTTGGGTTATGCGGAAGGGGCGCGTCTGTCGCGCACGTTGGGTGGCTGGCAGGTGATCAGTTGGGCATTGCTTGTGGCGTTGCCGTTCATGCTGCTGCTGACTATCGCTAATTTTCCAGCGGCTGATACCTTCGCCAAGGTAAGCACCCCAGCGTGGTTCAGCTTCGGTTACGTCTCACTGTTCAGCATGCTGATCGGGTTTGTGTTCTGGTACCGAGGGCTCGTCCAGGGTGGCATTGCGGCAGTGGGCCAACTGCAACTGTTTCAGCCGTTCATGGGGCTTGGACTCGCCGCGTTGTTGCTGCACGAGCAAGTCAGCTGGATGATGCTTGTCGTGACGCTGGGTGCTGTCATCTGTGTTGCCGGGGCCAGGAAATATGCCCTGTAG